The Mustela erminea isolate mMusErm1 chromosome 6, mMusErm1.Pri, whole genome shotgun sequence genome includes a region encoding these proteins:
- the PCED1B gene encoding PC-esterase domain-containing protein 1B → MVHLYASEVQQLLHNKFVVILGDSVQRAVYKDLVLLLQKDCLLTTNQLKAKGEETFEKDRLVDGGQMGPMHNGIQYREVRQFCDNHHLVRFYFLTRVYSSYLEDVLQELQSSEHGHPDVIIMNSCLWDLSRYGPDSWQSYLKNLESLFGLLGQVLPKSCLLVWNTAMPVGEQITAGFLPPEHQPGDDSLRVQVIEANFYSSTEAKKHGFDVLDLHFHFRHAEQHLQRDGVHWNERAHRHLSQLLLAHVADAWGVELPQRDSVSAWIPLDPAMGGRGRGVQRRRQAGRAPRAFPPSRCGPLLPSPLLPLPQPPRLPLPPQPHPFTFHPVMPRFLFCPQDTNFASDEPFQADQNSNYFHSDVLSPTQTGLSSEDDFVIYPQPPVPPGPVPYLQRFPVVHRGFPRFVSRGPYTPWGRRPRSSRRRAHSRPQPRPQ, encoded by the coding sequence ATGGTCCACCTGTATGCCTCCGAAGTGCAGCAGCTGCTCCACAACAAGTTCGTGGTCATCCTGGGAGACTCCGTCCAAAGGGCGGTGTACAAGGACCTGGTGCTCCTGCTGCAGAAGGACTGCCTGCTCACTACCAACCAGCTCAAGGCCAAGGGGGAGGAGACCTTTGAAAAGGACAGGCTGGTGGACGGAGGCCAGATGGGCCCCATGCACAACGGCATCCAGTACCGGGAGGTCCGCCAGTTCTGCGACAACCACCACCTGGTGCGCTTCTACTTCCTCACGCGCGTCTACTCCAGCTACCTGGAGGACGTCCTGCAGGAGCTGCAGTCCAGCGAGCACGGCCACCCGGATGTGATCATCATGAACTCGTGCCTCTGGGACCTGTCTAGGTACGGCCCGGACTCCTGGCAGAGCTACCTGAAGAACCTGGAGAGCCTGTTCGGGCTCCTAGGCCAGGTGCTGCCCAAGTCGTGCCTGCTGGTGTGGAACACGGCCATGCCCGTGGGCGAGCAGATCACGGCGGGCTTCCTGCCGCCCGAGCACCAGCCTGGGGATGACTCCCTGAGGGTCCAAGTCATTGAAGCCAACTTCTACAGCTCTACCGAGGCGAAGAAGCACGGCTTCGACGTGCTGGACTTGCACTTCCACTTCCGCCACGCCGAGCAGCACCTGCAGCGCGACGGTGTGCACTGGAACGAGCGCGCGCACCGCCACCTCTCCCAGCTGCTGCTGGCGCACGTGGCCGACGCCTGGGGCGTGGAGCTGCCGCAGCGCGACAGTGTGAGTGCGTGGATCCCGTTGGACCCCGCGATGGGGGGACGCGGCCGGGGCGttcagaggaggaggcaggctggcAGGGCTCCACGGGCCTTCCCGCCCTCGAGGTGCGGCCCCCTACTCCCGAgtccccttctgcctctgccccagcctccccgCCTGCCCTTGCCCCCACAGCCTCATCCCTTTACTTTCCACCCGGTGATGCCGCGGTTCCTCTTTTGTCCCCAAGATACGAATTTTGCCTCAGACGAGCCTTTCCAGGCGGATCAGAACTCAAACTATTTCCATTCAGATGTCCTCTCACCGACCCAGACAGGATTATCCTCTGAAGATGACTTCGTGATCTATCCTCAGCCCCCGGTGCCCCCTGGCCCCGTACCCTATCTGCAGCGATTCCCTGTGGTTCATAGGGGCTTCCCCCGCTTTGTGTCTCGTGGCCCCTATACGCCCTGGGGTCGGCGGCCGAGATCTTCCAGGAGACGGGCCCATTCCCGCCCACAGCCAAGGCCTCAGTAA